A genomic segment from Yimella sp. cx-51 encodes:
- a CDS encoding MFS transporter, with protein MTSKRPKALLATASTAVALAAADTYVVVLALPDMMKGVGLGIDALQKATPIVSGFLLGYIAVLPLIGRLADLVDRQRILLWCLALFVVGSVITGVAVDLNVLVAGRVLQGVGGGGLVPATLAIVASLWPPGERGTAFGVVGAVQEVGSVIGPLFGALILHLWDWRMIFWINGIGGVLLALMIRAASGKPEAGEARTSAIPRWWHALTALAATAATVLLGLALTAPTALTTSIEYGDPFVPYEGHDARLMTPIGLWGLGALAVLFALSVRYWWPVFRRADLFGAALIALALGALVLTFSSANPETEVVGPMGFWLLPLGAAAMAVYWWWHRRAPAPLIARGAVVGRVLPALAVSLLVGTAIVAIVVDIPILARLTVTDSQTDAAVILVRFLLAVPVGALGGGWLLRRVGPGIVAGGGLALAAVGLFAMSRWSGNVLDTFQATAVLVLVGLGVGLAIAPVNDAALNDAKPDDHGVTSALIVVARMVGMVVGLALLTAIGLHQYYSEISELATPTEADYRAAGVRQVNTVFLGAAIAATVAAALSWLLGRRPLAKLEGERPTTAL; from the coding sequence TTGACATCCAAGCGCCCTAAGGCGCTGCTGGCCACCGCCTCGACGGCGGTGGCGCTCGCCGCCGCCGACACCTACGTGGTGGTGCTCGCGCTGCCCGACATGATGAAGGGCGTCGGGCTCGGCATCGACGCCCTGCAGAAGGCCACCCCGATCGTCAGTGGCTTCCTGCTCGGCTACATCGCGGTGCTGCCGCTCATCGGGCGCCTGGCCGACCTGGTCGATCGCCAACGGATCCTGCTGTGGTGCCTCGCGCTCTTCGTCGTCGGCTCCGTGATCACCGGCGTCGCCGTCGATCTCAACGTGCTGGTGGCCGGACGTGTGCTCCAGGGCGTGGGAGGCGGCGGGCTCGTGCCGGCGACCCTCGCGATCGTCGCGTCGCTGTGGCCACCCGGCGAACGAGGCACGGCCTTCGGCGTCGTCGGCGCGGTGCAGGAGGTCGGCAGTGTGATCGGCCCGCTCTTCGGCGCACTGATCCTGCACCTGTGGGACTGGCGAATGATCTTCTGGATCAACGGGATCGGCGGGGTGCTGCTCGCGCTGATGATCCGCGCAGCCAGCGGCAAACCGGAAGCCGGGGAGGCGCGCACGTCCGCGATCCCGCGGTGGTGGCACGCCCTGACCGCGCTCGCCGCGACGGCTGCCACCGTCCTGCTGGGCCTGGCGCTGACCGCTCCCACCGCGCTCACCACCTCGATCGAGTACGGCGACCCGTTCGTCCCCTACGAGGGCCACGACGCACGGTTGATGACGCCCATCGGCCTGTGGGGCCTGGGCGCGTTGGCGGTGCTGTTCGCGCTGTCGGTGCGCTACTGGTGGCCGGTCTTCCGACGTGCCGATCTGTTCGGTGCCGCGTTGATCGCCCTGGCTCTCGGCGCTCTGGTGCTCACCTTCTCCTCGGCCAATCCAGAGACCGAGGTCGTCGGCCCGATGGGCTTCTGGCTGCTGCCGCTCGGAGCTGCGGCGATGGCCGTCTACTGGTGGTGGCACCGGCGGGCACCTGCGCCGCTCATCGCCCGCGGTGCTGTCGTCGGACGCGTGCTGCCGGCGCTCGCCGTCTCACTCCTGGTCGGCACGGCCATCGTCGCGATCGTCGTCGACATCCCGATCCTGGCCCGTCTCACCGTGACCGACTCGCAGACCGATGCAGCCGTCATCCTGGTGCGCTTCCTGCTCGCAGTGCCCGTCGGGGCGCTGGGTGGCGGGTGGCTGTTGCGCCGCGTCGGTCCGGGCATCGTCGCCGGTGGAGGACTCGCCCTCGCCGCAGTCGGACTCTTTGCGATGTCGCGCTGGAGCGGCAACGTGCTCGACACCTTCCAGGCCACCGCCGTTCTGGTGCTGGTGGGTCTCGGCGTCGGCCTCGCGATCGCGCCGGTCAACGACGCAGCCCTGAACGACGCCAAGCCGGACGACCACGGCGTCACCTCGGCGCTCATCGTCGTTGCTCGGATGGTCGGCATGGTCGTGGGCCTGGCGTTGCTGACTGCGATCGGGCTCCACCAGTACTACTCGGAGATCTCGGAACTGGCCACCCCGACGGAGGCCGACTACCGGGCTGCCGGGGTGCGCCAGGTCAACACGGTCT
- a CDS encoding LppX_LprAFG lipoprotein translates to MRLRSTSSSAAVVGLTLALAVTGCSSTSGKKSSPTGSGGASPTAQQRLADAKKVLDGAAGYHFKLQGTDVPKQSSGVLSGEGDVIAKPAFKGTLNVQAGSLAASVPVVSIDGKTYAKMPFASKMTTINPNSYGAPDPNLLFSKDKGLGTLLPQTQNPTFGGKLREGKDVVQSVTGKLPGSAIKAVLYMGDGTGTFDVTYNVTEDNQLRSAQMVGPFFAGGTKSTYNVTLTDFGKTVDIQAP, encoded by the coding sequence ATGCGCCTCCGTTCCACCTCGTCCTCCGCTGCCGTCGTCGGGCTGACCCTCGCGCTCGCCGTCACCGGCTGCAGCAGCACCAGCGGAAAGAAGTCGTCGCCGACAGGTTCCGGCGGCGCGTCTCCGACCGCACAGCAGCGCTTGGCGGATGCGAAGAAGGTGCTCGACGGAGCGGCCGGTTACCACTTCAAATTGCAGGGCACGGACGTGCCGAAGCAGAGTTCCGGGGTGCTGTCCGGCGAAGGTGATGTGATCGCCAAGCCGGCCTTCAAGGGCACGCTCAACGTGCAAGCGGGTTCGCTCGCGGCGTCGGTGCCCGTGGTCTCGATCGACGGCAAGACCTACGCCAAGATGCCCTTCGCCTCGAAGATGACCACGATCAACCCCAACAGCTACGGCGCGCCCGACCCCAACCTGCTGTTCAGCAAGGACAAGGGCCTGGGCACCTTGTTGCCGCAGACCCAGAACCCGACCTTCGGCGGCAAATTGCGCGAAGGCAAGGACGTCGTCCAGAGCGTTACAGGCAAACTGCCCGGCAGCGCCATCAAGGCGGTGCTCTACATGGGCGACGGCACCGGCACTTTCGACGTGACCTACAACGTCACCGAGGACAACCAGTTGCGCTCGGCACAGATGGTCGGGCCGTTCTTCGCCGGCGGCACCAAGTCGACCTACAACGTCACCCTCACCGATTTCGGCAAGACGGTTGACATCCAAGCGCCCTAA
- a CDS encoding MauE/DoxX family redox-associated membrane protein yields the protein MQHVAWIVAPLVLIAVLGFSASAKFGQGESLRSIIANLRLPLSILPPWLAKVIPAIELALCVGLLAPWAPVFLVFALATLVLVVVYWLLIAKGMTITPRPSCGCFGNAGDHRISGRTLLRNTLLVGCAGAAVALAASGRTVWTLLGKADAGDWIWLGLAAVACVVTALVFGGSNAMPWARPASTPSHDVNPAETVIAEEGEEDEYLRSVTPEAILIDPESGPLTLRELSMQRAQLLILVNCYCGPTHEAANALGGWADRLQALDVRMVFATEYRAEALSNPPERPLLDHAAVAWRALGVQQSPAAVLLGADGYLAGGPVHGMIEINEFVDDIEEQLNEAGVPIPGEVVDENESAEAGALAAEGDSEPKAGHDHVHDSGAPADVR from the coding sequence ATGCAGCATGTCGCTTGGATCGTCGCACCCTTGGTGCTCATCGCAGTTCTCGGTTTCAGCGCCTCAGCGAAATTCGGGCAGGGCGAATCGCTGCGCTCGATCATCGCCAATCTGCGTCTTCCCCTTTCGATCTTGCCGCCCTGGCTGGCCAAAGTGATCCCCGCGATCGAGCTGGCTCTGTGCGTCGGTCTGCTTGCTCCCTGGGCGCCGGTCTTCCTGGTGTTCGCGCTCGCGACCTTGGTGCTGGTCGTCGTCTACTGGCTGCTGATCGCCAAGGGCATGACCATCACACCGCGACCCTCCTGTGGCTGCTTCGGCAATGCCGGCGATCACCGCATCTCCGGCCGCACCCTGCTGCGTAACACGCTGCTGGTCGGCTGCGCGGGCGCCGCCGTCGCGTTGGCTGCTTCGGGGCGAACCGTATGGACGCTGCTGGGCAAGGCTGACGCCGGCGACTGGATCTGGCTCGGCCTCGCCGCAGTGGCGTGCGTCGTAACTGCTCTGGTCTTCGGCGGATCCAACGCGATGCCGTGGGCACGGCCCGCTTCGACCCCGTCGCATGACGTGAACCCGGCCGAGACCGTTATCGCCGAAGAAGGCGAAGAGGATGAGTATCTGCGCTCCGTCACTCCCGAAGCCATCCTCATCGATCCCGAATCCGGCCCGCTGACACTGCGGGAGTTGTCGATGCAGCGGGCACAGCTGCTGATCCTGGTCAACTGTTACTGCGGTCCCACTCACGAGGCCGCGAACGCCCTCGGTGGATGGGCCGATCGTCTCCAGGCGCTGGACGTCCGAATGGTCTTCGCCACGGAGTACCGCGCCGAGGCGCTGTCGAACCCGCCGGAGCGCCCGCTCCTGGACCACGCCGCCGTGGCATGGCGCGCGCTCGGCGTACAGCAGTCGCCCGCTGCCGTCCTGCTCGGCGCCGATGGTTACCTGGCCGGTGGGCCGGTGCACGGCATGATCGAGATCAACGAGTTCGTCGATGACATCGAGGAGCAGTTGAACGAGGCCGGCGTCCCCATCCCGGGTGAGGTCGTGGACGAGAACGAATCAGCCGAAGCCGGTGCGCTCGCCGCCGAGGGAGATTCAGAGCCGAAGGCTGGCCACGATCACGTGCACGATTCGGGCGCGCCCGCGGACGTCCGCTGA
- the clpB gene encoding ATP-dependent chaperone ClpB: MDLQLTTKAQEALSAATRAAITAGNPQIEPAHLLAALTDQTDTTTAPLLEAVGTSAAAVRATAQQALKSLPAAAGSSVGQPSMSRSLVNVLEQARQAMSAMGDTFVSTDHLLLALARTGQFNLDAEAIAQAIPATRGGAKVNSAEPEGQFDALEKYGTDLTAVAREGKLDPVIGRDSEIRRVVQVLSRRTKNNPVLIGEPGVGKTAVVEGLAQRIVAGDVPESLRDKRLISLDLGAMVAGAKFRGEFEERLKAVLEEIKNSGGQVITFIDELHTVVGAGASGDSAMDAGNMLKPMLARGELRLVGATTLDEYREHIEKDPALERRFQQVFVGEPSVEDTIAILRGLKERYEAHHKVAIADSALVAAAALSDRYITSRQLPDKAIDLVDEAASRLRMEIDSSPVEIDELRRGVDRLKMEELHLENETDDASKDRLAKLRTDLADKQEQLAALNARWEAEKSSLNKVGDLKAEIDELRTQADRLEREGDLGGAAKIRYGDLPALEQHLAEAQAAEATASRAGGEGPMVKEEVGPDDIADVISAWTGIPAGRLLEGETEKLLKMEEFLGKRLIGQKAAVAAVSDAVRRSRAGIADPNRPTGSFLFLGPTGVGKTELAKSLADFLFDDERAMVRIDMSEYSERHSVARLIGAPPGYVGYEEGGQLTEAVRRRPYSVVLLDEVEKAHPETFDILLQVLDDGRLTDGQGRTIDFRNVILVLTSNLGSQFLIDPSLTPEQKQASVMTAVRSAFKPEFLNRLDETVIFDPLSKDDLEHIVDLQVDAFGQRLADRRITLQVTEAARQWLADEGYDPAYGARPLRRLVQKEIGDKLARELLAGNVRDGQTVTVDKADDQPELVLR, from the coding sequence GTGGATCTTCAGCTGACCACGAAGGCGCAGGAAGCGCTCTCCGCAGCGACTCGGGCGGCCATCACGGCCGGAAACCCCCAGATCGAGCCCGCCCATCTGTTGGCGGCGCTCACCGACCAGACCGACACCACCACCGCGCCGTTGCTGGAGGCCGTCGGCACCAGCGCAGCAGCCGTGCGCGCTACCGCGCAACAGGCCTTGAAGTCACTGCCCGCTGCCGCCGGGTCGTCGGTCGGTCAGCCCTCGATGTCGCGTTCGCTGGTCAACGTGCTGGAGCAGGCGCGCCAGGCGATGTCGGCGATGGGCGACACCTTCGTGTCGACCGACCACCTCTTGCTGGCACTGGCCAGGACCGGCCAGTTCAACCTCGACGCCGAGGCGATCGCCCAGGCGATCCCGGCCACCCGCGGTGGTGCGAAGGTCAATTCCGCTGAGCCCGAGGGCCAGTTCGATGCGCTGGAGAAGTACGGCACCGATCTCACCGCCGTTGCCCGCGAGGGCAAGCTCGATCCGGTGATCGGCCGCGACTCCGAGATCCGGCGCGTGGTGCAGGTGCTCTCGCGGCGCACCAAGAACAACCCGGTGCTCATCGGTGAGCCCGGCGTCGGCAAGACCGCCGTCGTCGAGGGCTTGGCGCAGCGCATCGTGGCCGGCGACGTCCCGGAGTCATTGCGCGACAAGCGGCTGATCAGCCTCGACCTCGGCGCAATGGTCGCCGGTGCGAAGTTCCGCGGTGAGTTCGAGGAGCGCCTCAAGGCCGTGCTGGAGGAGATCAAGAACTCCGGCGGTCAGGTCATCACCTTCATCGACGAGCTGCACACCGTCGTGGGTGCCGGAGCCTCCGGCGACAGCGCCATGGACGCCGGCAACATGCTCAAGCCGATGCTCGCCCGCGGTGAGCTGCGCCTGGTCGGAGCGACCACCCTGGATGAATACCGCGAGCACATCGAGAAGGACCCCGCCCTGGAGCGACGATTCCAGCAGGTCTTCGTCGGTGAGCCCTCCGTCGAAGACACCATCGCGATCCTGCGCGGGCTGAAGGAGCGGTACGAAGCACACCACAAGGTGGCCATCGCCGACTCTGCGCTCGTCGCGGCCGCGGCCCTTTCCGACCGCTACATCACCAGCCGTCAGCTGCCCGACAAGGCGATCGACCTCGTCGACGAAGCGGCGTCCCGGCTGCGCATGGAGATCGACTCCTCGCCGGTCGAGATCGACGAGCTGCGCCGTGGCGTCGACCGACTCAAGATGGAAGAACTCCACCTGGAGAACGAGACCGACGACGCATCCAAGGATCGATTGGCCAAGTTGCGCACCGATCTCGCTGACAAGCAGGAGCAACTCGCTGCGCTGAACGCTCGCTGGGAAGCCGAGAAGTCGTCGCTGAACAAGGTGGGTGACCTCAAGGCGGAGATCGACGAACTGCGCACCCAGGCCGACCGTCTCGAACGTGAAGGTGATCTCGGTGGCGCCGCCAAGATCCGCTACGGCGACCTGCCTGCCCTCGAGCAACACCTCGCAGAAGCCCAGGCGGCCGAGGCGACCGCCTCCCGCGCCGGGGGCGAGGGCCCGATGGTGAAGGAGGAGGTCGGTCCGGACGACATCGCCGATGTCATCAGCGCCTGGACCGGCATCCCGGCCGGACGCCTGCTGGAGGGCGAGACCGAGAAGCTGCTGAAGATGGAGGAGTTCCTCGGCAAGCGACTCATCGGTCAGAAGGCAGCCGTTGCTGCGGTGTCCGACGCCGTCCGCCGCTCGCGGGCCGGTATCGCTGACCCCAACCGTCCGACCGGCTCGTTCCTCTTCCTCGGCCCCACGGGTGTCGGCAAGACCGAACTGGCGAAGTCGCTGGCCGACTTCCTCTTCGACGACGAGCGCGCGATGGTGCGCATCGACATGTCCGAATACTCCGAGCGTCACTCGGTCGCTCGGCTGATCGGTGCCCCTCCGGGCTATGTCGGCTACGAAGAGGGTGGTCAGCTCACTGAGGCGGTGCGGCGTCGTCCGTACAGCGTTGTGCTGCTGGACGAGGTGGAGAAGGCTCACCCCGAGACCTTCGACATCCTGTTGCAGGTGTTGGACGACGGGCGTCTCACCGACGGCCAAGGCCGCACGATCGATTTCCGCAACGTGATCCTGGTGCTCACCAGCAACCTCGGATCGCAGTTCCTGATCGATCCCTCGCTCACCCCGGAGCAGAAGCAGGCGTCGGTCATGACGGCGGTGCGCTCGGCCTTCAAGCCGGAATTCCTGAACCGGTTGGACGAGACGGTCATCTTCGACCCGCTCTCCAAGGACGACCTCGAGCACATCGTCGATCTGCAGGTCGACGCCTTCGGGCAGCGCCTGGCCGACCGGCGGATCACCTTGCAGGTCACCGAGGCCGCCCGCCAGTGGCTCGCGGACGAGGGTTACGACCCGGCGTACGGTGCGCGTCCGCTGCGCCGCCTGGTGCAGAAGGAGATCGGCGACAAGCTCGCCCGCGAGTTGCTCGCCGGAAACGTCCGTGACGGCCAGACCGTCACGGTCGACAAGGCCGACGACCAGCCGGAGCTCGTGCTGCGCTGA
- a CDS encoding TerD family protein, with product MNLTRGQNAPLPTRKLVAQVQVSAAADLSALLLTADGKVRGDQDIVFFNQQQGPGVRCVPPSGGSPWKLELDLDQVPTQIEKVRVVTSLDEAGRTFGSLPGAPVAQVTDAGGAPVATAELSGLSTESIVIALEFYRRGGDWKIRSVGQGYSGGLADLLRDHGVDVADEPASAAPAQPAAPPVQPPAPPATPAQQQRPPQHDPYSNAPYPGAPTQPPAQHNAPTMATPVQDPYATAPPPPAQPSAAASAPPAHDPYAAAAPQHTPAPAAPQSNEPALTRGRPVNLSKGQSVNLRKDDGQSLTGVRMGLGWDPVSRGGLLSRRTAEIDLDASAIMLAGSDIVDVVFYNRLASADGSVQHSGDNRTGEGDGDDESVRIDLSRVPVHVTSIVLVVTSYEGHTFQMVQNAFCRLIDEAGRGGELVRYQLAGGAASTGMAMAALRRTPGGWRMQAIGEPLQARTPHETFGQMPRFAQ from the coding sequence GTGAACCTGACCCGCGGCCAGAACGCGCCCTTGCCCACGCGGAAGTTGGTCGCCCAGGTGCAGGTGTCTGCTGCGGCCGACCTGTCCGCACTGCTGCTCACCGCCGACGGGAAGGTGCGCGGTGACCAGGACATCGTCTTCTTCAACCAACAGCAGGGTCCTGGTGTGCGCTGCGTGCCGCCGTCCGGCGGGTCGCCGTGGAAGCTGGAGCTCGACCTCGACCAGGTGCCCACCCAGATCGAGAAGGTGCGGGTGGTGACCTCGTTGGACGAGGCCGGTCGCACCTTCGGCTCACTCCCGGGTGCGCCGGTCGCGCAGGTGACCGATGCCGGCGGTGCGCCGGTTGCGACCGCTGAACTGTCAGGCCTGTCGACGGAGTCGATCGTCATCGCATTGGAGTTCTACCGCCGCGGCGGCGACTGGAAGATTCGTTCGGTCGGCCAGGGCTACAGCGGCGGCCTCGCCGACCTGCTGCGCGACCACGGTGTCGATGTCGCCGACGAACCTGCATCCGCTGCTCCCGCGCAGCCCGCGGCGCCTCCGGTTCAACCGCCCGCCCCTCCGGCAACGCCAGCACAGCAGCAGCGTCCGCCGCAGCATGATCCCTACTCGAACGCGCCTTATCCGGGTGCGCCCACCCAGCCGCCGGCGCAGCACAACGCACCGACGATGGCCACCCCGGTGCAGGATCCGTACGCGACAGCACCCCCGCCGCCCGCCCAACCCAGCGCTGCGGCAAGCGCCCCTCCGGCGCACGATCCCTACGCGGCAGCCGCCCCACAGCACACCCCTGCTCCGGCCGCACCGCAGTCCAACGAGCCGGCGCTGACCCGCGGACGTCCGGTGAATCTTTCCAAGGGCCAATCGGTCAACCTGCGCAAGGACGACGGCCAGTCGCTGACCGGAGTCCGTATGGGGCTGGGCTGGGACCCCGTCAGCCGGGGCGGACTGCTCTCACGTCGCACTGCCGAGATCGACCTGGACGCCTCCGCGATCATGCTCGCCGGATCCGACATCGTCGATGTCGTCTTCTACAACCGTCTGGCATCGGCCGACGGCTCCGTGCAACACAGCGGCGACAACCGCACCGGCGAAGGTGACGGCGATGACGAGTCGGTGCGCATCGACCTGTCACGGGTGCCGGTGCACGTCACCTCGATCGTGCTGGTGGTCACCTCGTACGAAGGGCACACCTTCCAGATGGTGCAGAACGCGTTCTGCCGGTTGATCGACGAGGCCGGCCGCGGTGGCGAACTGGTGCGCTATCAACTCGCCGGGGGCGCAGCCTCGACCGGCATGGCCATGGCCGCGTTGCGCCGCACTCCGGGTGGCTGGCGGATGCAGGCGATCGGGGAGCCGCTGCAGGCCAGGACGCCGCACGAGACCTTCGGCCAGATGCCCCGTTTCGCCCAATGA
- a CDS encoding TerD family protein, translating to MTDLIAGQNAPWSGATARVRLRGVADLSALLLGADGRVRDEGDLVFYNAPGVGCLTWQAVDAQTQELNLVLPQIDPQIMIVRCIASVDPDQPALTDGAISIEIDDAHSYRPARLNGERALITVEFYRRGDAWKVRAVGQGWVEGLAAALVAHGIEVEQESAPPPSPFPVTTAPAPQQSPSGAPGWHDSAPTMPGPDDDTVAGALRAMNSIRSDVSQACRAYTAALDYAESKMLAAQENSRTLGGQAEAALAQVEAEHNDIVMRASDRFDQECAGLREELVAEELSMPLPLARLDSFDWESVLAARVGHTPGAPIDTHDERASLFRLGGLYPPANDSLRVPMPHRWAGRPLMWADGADRPPTAIAWTRGILARSMALTRPGALDVQVVDLDGSITARWGRLAPAVDADITMMRTPAELAGFIDAFVHQCELAKMAFESRIPEALDDVRDGARHLVVLGHFPHGYDQRSIQRLADALPWAVLLDVQVIVVTDEQTVLSTLDGDENDPLVRLVRQSLWLQDGTEPQLVDGAGVPWCFDSELTTSAMRTIDRILSEGHRAR from the coding sequence ATGACCGACCTGATCGCCGGTCAGAACGCCCCGTGGTCGGGCGCGACCGCACGCGTGCGCCTTCGCGGGGTGGCTGACCTGTCGGCGCTGCTGCTCGGCGCCGACGGCCGGGTGCGGGACGAGGGCGATCTGGTCTTCTACAACGCTCCGGGCGTTGGCTGCCTCACCTGGCAAGCAGTGGACGCACAAACCCAGGAACTGAATCTGGTTCTGCCACAGATAGATCCGCAGATCATGATCGTTCGCTGCATCGCCAGCGTCGACCCCGACCAGCCGGCTCTCACCGACGGTGCGATTTCGATCGAGATCGACGACGCGCACAGCTACCGCCCGGCCCGGCTCAACGGCGAACGTGCGCTGATCACGGTGGAGTTCTACCGCCGCGGCGACGCCTGGAAGGTCCGCGCCGTCGGCCAGGGCTGGGTGGAGGGCCTGGCCGCGGCGCTGGTCGCGCACGGCATCGAGGTGGAGCAGGAGTCCGCTCCCCCGCCCTCGCCGTTCCCGGTCACCACGGCACCTGCGCCTCAACAGTCGCCGTCGGGCGCGCCGGGGTGGCACGACAGCGCACCCACGATGCCCGGCCCCGACGACGACACCGTCGCCGGCGCACTGCGCGCGATGAACAGCATCCGATCAGATGTCAGCCAGGCCTGCCGGGCGTACACCGCGGCGCTCGACTACGCCGAGAGCAAGATGCTTGCTGCACAGGAGAACTCACGCACCCTCGGCGGTCAGGCCGAAGCTGCCCTCGCGCAGGTCGAGGCCGAGCACAACGACATCGTGATGCGAGCGAGCGACCGGTTCGATCAGGAGTGCGCCGGCCTGCGAGAAGAACTCGTGGCCGAGGAACTCTCCATGCCGCTGCCGCTGGCCCGCCTCGACTCCTTCGACTGGGAGTCGGTGCTCGCCGCACGAGTGGGCCACACCCCCGGCGCCCCGATCGACACCCACGACGAGCGCGCATCACTGTTCCGCCTCGGCGGGCTCTACCCGCCGGCCAACGACAGCCTCCGCGTGCCCATGCCGCACCGCTGGGCCGGACGTCCGTTGATGTGGGCCGACGGTGCCGACCGGCCACCCACTGCCATCGCCTGGACCCGCGGCATCCTGGCCCGATCGATGGCGCTCACCCGGCCGGGCGCGCTCGATGTGCAGGTGGTCGATCTGGACGGTTCGATCACGGCGCGATGGGGACGCCTCGCGCCCGCCGTCGACGCCGACATCACGATGATGCGCACTCCGGCAGAGCTGGCCGGTTTCATCGATGCCTTCGTGCACCAGTGCGAGCTGGCGAAGATGGCTTTCGAGTCACGCATCCCCGAAGCCCTGGACGACGTTCGCGACGGTGCGCGCCATCTGGTGGTGCTCGGTCACTTCCCACACGGCTACGACCAGCGGTCGATCCAGCGGCTGGCTGATGCCTTGCCGTGGGCCGTCCTGCTCGACGTCCAGGTCATCGTCGTGACCGACGAGCAGACGGTGCTGTCGACGCTCGACGGCGACGAGAACGACCCGCTGGTGCGGCTGGTGCGGCAGTCGCTGTGGCTGCAGGACGGCACCGAGCCCCAGTTGGTCGACGGCGCCGGCGTGCCGTGGTGCTTCGACTCCGAGCTGACCACCAGCGCGATGCGCACCATCGACCGCATCCTCAGCGAGGGCCATCGAGCGCGCTGA
- a CDS encoding SGNH/GDSL hydrolase family protein, producing MRRRFVAIGDSFTECVGDPNLLYPNGVRGWADRMARQLGRDDERWEYANLAIRSKYLGEVIEEQLSDALALRPTLASFYAGGNDILSIRVDMDSVMRRYEGALAQLTSAVPDVVVFTTFDSTTTPVLEPVRRRITFYNNAVRELARSYNAILVDHTLLNQFRDRRMWAPDRIHMARPGHKVLAAEVLKTLGIPHTLKLPELPPFEHRPWRDVLKTEGAWVRHEVIPLFRRRMNGVREGDSLTPKWPDPVHPSYGMKRLARARSGDAIWAREHHDRATG from the coding sequence ATGAGACGGCGATTCGTGGCGATCGGGGATTCCTTCACCGAATGCGTGGGCGACCCGAACCTGTTGTACCCCAATGGAGTACGCGGCTGGGCCGACCGGATGGCGCGCCAGCTGGGACGAGACGACGAACGCTGGGAATACGCCAACCTCGCGATCCGGAGCAAGTATCTCGGCGAAGTGATCGAGGAGCAGTTGTCAGACGCTCTCGCCCTGCGTCCGACGCTTGCGTCCTTCTACGCCGGAGGCAACGACATCCTGTCGATCCGTGTCGACATGGATTCGGTGATGAGACGTTACGAAGGCGCTCTGGCCCAATTGACGAGCGCCGTGCCGGACGTGGTCGTCTTCACCACCTTCGACTCCACGACAACTCCAGTGCTCGAACCCGTCCGCCGACGGATCACGTTCTACAACAATGCCGTTCGTGAGCTGGCTCGTTCGTACAACGCGATTCTTGTCGACCACACCTTGCTCAACCAGTTCCGTGACCGGCGCATGTGGGCACCCGATCGCATCCACATGGCGCGGCCAGGGCACAAGGTGCTCGCCGCCGAGGTACTGAAGACCCTCGGCATCCCCCACACCCTCAAACTTCCCGAGCTGCCGCCGTTCGAGCACCGTCCCTGGCGCGACGTCCTCAAGACCGAGGGCGCGTGGGTGCGGCACGAGGTCATCCCACTCTTCCGGCGCCGCATGAACGGTGTGCGGGAAGGTGATTCGCTCACCCCCAAGTGGCCTGACCCGGTACATCCGTCCTACGGCATGAAGCGACTGGCCCGCGCTCGCTCCGGTGATGCGATCTGGGCACGCGAGCACCACGACCGCGCCACCGGTTGA